In Fragaria vesca subsp. vesca linkage group LG1, FraVesHawaii_1.0, whole genome shotgun sequence, the sequence TGTCGCTATAGCCCATTCTCCTAGAGGTACCCTTTCCTCAATGGGTACGAAATACTACAGTTTGGGTTGATGTTAACCTTGCCTAATACCTACAAACACACATGTGACATGCATGTACAACATATATAAATCAAACAATAAACTCACACAAGCAATCAAGTATATTGGTCATAGTAGTGGGGTTATTGGTTATATACACTCACATGATCTCAGTTGGGTTATACACTATAGCATAGTTGTGATAGTCATGAGTTGGATCAAACCAGAGATGGAACCTGTGCTCCCTCCCAATAAGTCTATTCCCATCTCCGCTTCCTTTAGTCCACACATTGGTTTGCAGAACATAAGGCTTATCAGGAGTCGTCCCCAAGAACTCGATATCGATCTCGTCGTGATCCGTCTGGTGTTGTTCATTGTTCGAGAGCTGTCTCATGCAAACAAACACATCAGAGAGCGAGTTAGAACATATACCAAATTCATTTTGGTTTACAAATCAGCGACTATGTTATTCTCACTTCCATTTTGCAACTCAAAGAACGAAATATCAAGAAATTTAGCTGGCTTACGTAAAATGAAGTAATCACTCCTGCAGTGTAACCGCTCTGAACCTTGATGGCTGCACCAAAGTACCCAGAGCCATATGGACGAACTGACTTGAACCCACTTCCTAAACATGTCAAAAATGTTTATACATATGAAAGTTAATTAACCAGAGAGAATAAGATGATAATAATAACTTGGTTATTGAAGCAAGTAATAGTACCAGAGCTTCTGTCAAGCCAGATGCTTAAACCGCCCTGGTCTTCGTTTTGGTGCTGAGGACCCCAAAGGTTTCTGTAACCCTGATCAAACCCCATGGACCTAATTTTTGAACTTGGGTAGTATCCAGGTGAGGGTGGACCCTGAGCTGAACTCGAAGCAGCATTTATCAGAAACAAAAGAATGAAAGAGAGAAAAGGAGGAGCCATGAAGACGAAGAAACGAGCACTACTATTGCTGCTATGGAATATATTGAAGGTAGGTAAAGGGTATGAAGGAGTATGGCATTGCAATTGAGTATAAATAGAAGGATCGAGTGGGATGCCACAGCTGAAAGTTGATTAGTTAGTTGATGGGGGAGTTAAGCATAGAGACAAAAGTTTACTGTGGGGGAATGGATGTGAAGCAAGAAATTGCCCAACTTTCGGCATCTGATTTTATCCAAATTTCCACTACTGGTTTTTCGATTTGTGAAAACTGAAAACTAACTCCCAGATATGTGAGGAAACCTGCATGTTAGGGTTTGATGAGTTGGGAAATTCTGGTCTGTTTTTATGTAATCTGTTATGTTGTTTGCCAGAAAAGAGAAAAATTATAAATGGAAGAAGGTGAAGCTTGAATTAAAGAGATCGAGGCCGTTAGGTTGTTTAACAAGAGCTCTTAGTCTCTTACCATATATATTATGTATATGTCAAGATGTGCCAAAATTGGTTCATCCTTGATTTGGATATGGTGTGTACATGTTTCTAGTGTAACATGACCGAGCTTGATGCCATTTCTGGATAAGGCAGGTATTGAATGGTGAAACTAAATTGGGGGAATTTGAAAGTATGTTTTTTACTTGCTTGTTTTTCCTTCACTTATTAGGTTAATCGTTTGTCATTGATTCAAGTTTAGTGGTAGAACTATATAGTTATTCGGGTCTATATAGAAATTCTGGAGCAATAGTTTCAGAATTCAGATCCCAGATTTTGAGGATGACATACCCGAGTCTTGAAGACCATCGATTCATGCATGATCATGGAAGTTACGTTACATTTAAACCAACTTTCCTGGCCCAAATGCTGCTTTTTCTAACCTTTTAGTGCAATAAACGAAAACTTATCAATAAGATGGTCATGTTTCCTATATATTTTATATTGATGTTGTCATGGCGATGTTGATGTTAGATGATTCTGATATTTCAGAAGAACTATTTTTGGACCGTAGCAAGACTAATATATAGTTTTACTTACTATATTAAGGAAACTGATATACCTAACTCCTAAATTTTTTACATTTCATATTTCATTACGTCAGACATGCATGATATACGGTTATCATGTTTAGGTGAACTAATCTAATTATGCTTACCATATTTATCCAATATCTAACGATGTTTTGTATTCCCAAATTGAAAGTCTTGCGCTAATTATGTATAATTGTATATCAAGCATTCTATATTGCAGAAAACCAGGGTTGTTTCTTCAAAATTTTAATATGATCAGATATATCGCTAAAGCTTACCTTACGACACTATTGATCAACTTATTTTAAGTTAAATTAAAATTTATGAATTACGAAGAATGACACATATAATATTTCTTTTTACTATAACGTTGGATCAAATGAAAATTCAAATTCATAACAATTTGTTTTGATTCCAATATATAGGTTGTTTTCAACAGTCATTTGTGCATGCAGAATCTATGTAAATCACCTCATAAGATTTGATGTAGGCATATCTTGAATTAAACTAGTACCTAGCTCATTCATAGGAACCTGATCGATTTTCGCAGGAGTCAAAACTAGTATGAGCGAGATTGTGGAAGTAGATGATGTGAATCAGTTTTTGATGAACAACCTACGTACGCACCAATGTAAATGTAAACAAACACTACAAGAGGCATTGACTACAGCCATATATATAATTCTTTCTTTCTCGGATTTGCAAGGTTTATTTATTTTTAATTAGGTTAATTTTCTTCAGACCAAAAAAAAATGTCTCCTAATTCCACCCTAAAGAGATGAAAGGCAACAAAACTGACCCTATTAGTACTACGTAAGCACGACATTATTTCTATTATTGATGCATAAAACAAGCGATTAATAGTACTAGGGCACCAAATCATCAACAAGCAACTCATATATAATTCCCAACCGTAATATTGGATTAAATTAGCTCAATATGCAAACAAAACAAAAATTATTTCAAATAGTAGAAAAGTTTCTTCTTGTATTCAAGGGATCGATCGAAACGAATATCTTTTGGTTGTAGTTTAGCTCAACTCTGCGCAACTAAATTTGTAACTTCGTACGTAATACAACACGAATTGATATAATTAGCAAGATTATTAGACTACAGGCGGTTGATTCTTTTTGTTTTTGTTTGCTCTCTGCATGGTGCTTTCGGACTAATAAGTTTTGTTCATACATATTACGTCAATCTAACTTGTACCAATTCCCCTTTTAAAAAGTTTAGAAAATTTCATATAAGTCCCCTTATAAACATTTATTTCCTCACAAGTCCATCCCATCTTTTTTACCCGGATAGGTCCACTTTGTTTGCTCTAATTATTTGATCCTGACCATTTTACCCTTGTACTTCAAGATTGAGATTTGTGGCTCTCAAAACGTCTGCTCTCATCCAAAACCTCTCTCTCTCTCTCTCTCTCTCTCTCTCTCCTCCGATGACGACGTCGGCTCGACCTTGATTGTGCTCACCTCCGACAACGATGTCAGCTCGACCTCAACTGCGTCTCCAATTCTCTCGACGACGACCTCGCTGGATATTTGATTCGTCAACAACAACCTTGACTGGATCTCCGATTCCACGACCTCAACCAAATCTCGGATTCCATCGACGACGACCTCGACTAGATCTTCGATTCTGACGACGGCCTCTTGCTCGACCTCGCCTGCATCTTTGATAGATGTAAGTTTCTAATCCCGTCGGGCTTTGGTAATTTGTGTTTGACTAGAGAGAATTTTGCATCGGATTTGTTCAAATGTGTGGTTTAAGAGTTGTGATTACAAGGGAGGGAAAGTTATGCGATCTGTATATGAGTAGTGATCGAGGTGACGGTTTTAAGTTAATAAGGATGAAAGGTGGAGCTATGTGCTTAATTTGTTTGTTCAAAGTTTGAAAAAGCAACTCCATGCTTTGCTTCTCCCTTAATAGATGATCTAGGCAGCGGTACTGTTTGTATTGAAAGATATTGTTTGTGTTGAAAGATGAATAACAAGCTAGTGTGTTCATGATCAAAAACTCTGTGCTTTGCTGATAGTCATAGAAATTCTTTTATGTTTGTGTTTGTGTTAGTGATAGTAATTGTTTTATATCTTTAGTTAGTATCTTTTAAATATCGTAATAGTATATGTTCGTGTCTGTGTTAGTATCTTTACAACACAATTATAGTACTATTTGTCTCTATGTTTATATATTTTCAAGATGATGTCAGTAATTTTCTCATTGTGTAGTAGTATTTTTTTAACACAATGATAGTAGCTTTCTAACTCTATAATAGTATTTTTTCAACATGATGTCAATAACTTCTATTTTCATTTCAAATACTAATATTGTGTTGTGTTTTTGTTCTTGCAGAAACTTTGGAATTGTGGTAGTAGATTTCGAAAATCATGTGAAATCGGATATCGAAGCTTTTGTTTACCAAGAAATTATCACTCTTGGAAACTGACAGTAGTTTGCTGCTATTATTGTAGTATAATTCTGAAACTATAGTAGTAGCTTTTTACAACTATGGAAGTAGCTTTGTAAATAATTATATTATAGTAGAAAACAACTTCTTTTTGTATCGTTGAATGTGTTTTATTCACTTGATTGCCTTAACATTTTTATTTTAGTTGTAAGTCTCTAAACATTGTTTCTTTAATCTTAGGTAGTAGCTTTTGTTCTGCTTGGTAGTAGCTTTTGTTGCTTACGGTAGTAGCTTTTGTTGCCTGCAGTAGTAGTAGTTTTTGTTTTGCTTCATAGTAGTTTTTGTTCTGTTTGGTAGTAGTTTTTGTTTGTTGCAATAGTAGCTTTTGTTGTTGGTTGTAGTAGCTTTTGTAGCTAGGGATAGTAGTTTTTGTTGCTGGCGGTAGTAGCTTTTGTTGTTAATAGTAGCTTTTGTTGTCGGCGGTAGTAGCTTTTGTTGGTGGTAGTAGTAGCTTTTGTTGTTGACAGTAGTAGCTTTTGTAGCTAGGGATAGTAGCTTTTGTTACAGGCGGTAGTAGCTTTTGTAGTCGGTGGTAGTAGTTTTTCTAGCTAGGGATAGTAGCTTTCGTTGCTGGCTGTAGTAGCTTTTCTTGGTGGATCTCTTTTGTTATTCATAGTAACTTTTGTTATGTTTGGTAGTAGTTTTTTTTGTTGCAATAGTAGTTTTTGTTGTTGGTTGTAGTAGCTTTTGTAGGTAGGGATAGTAGCTTTTGTTGCTGGCCGTAGTAGCTTTTGTTGGTGGCGGTAATAGCTTTTGTAGTCGGTGGTAGCAGCTTTTGTTGTTGGCTGTAGTAGCTTTTGTAGCTAGGGATAGTAACTTTTGTTGCTGACGGTAGTAGCTTTTGTTGCTAACGGTAGTAGCTTTTGTAGTCAGTGGTAGTAGCTTTTCTAGCTCAGAATAGTAGCTTTTGTTGCTGGCGGTAGTAACTTTTGTAATCGGTGGTAGTAACTTTTCTAGCTAGGGATAGTAGCTTGTTGTTGGCGGTAGTAACTTTTGTAATCGGTGGTAGTAACTTTTCTAGCTAGGGATAGTAGCTTGTTGCTGGCGGTAGTAACTTCCGTAACCATCAAAAACCTCGTTGGAAGTCGGCTGGAGACATCGCCGGAGGTCGGCCGGAGTCCGTCAGAAATCTCGCCGGAGGTCTGCCGGAGACTTTTTCAGGGAGGAGGTTTTTACATTAGTGATATTTTTGTAAATATAAGAGAAAATCTATTTTTTTGGTTGGATGGCAGTCTGTAATTTAATTGAACTTTAATACCTTTTATTTAGGCTTGGGTAGACTTATGTGGGTAAAAATGTTTGGGTGGACCTTTATAGGATAAAATGTCTCAAAGTGGACTTTTATGTAATTGGCCCTAAAAAGTTGCATTATTACTTCCAAATAAATATCTTCATTTTACCACATACAAATTACAAACGAACAAAGCAGTCATTGTTACATAATATATTGGTATATATCATAATCAGATCTCAAAATTTGATTGTTAATTGGAAATTAAGCCAAAGCTATCAGTTTCCTCTTAATGCATTACAATAGTAATATAAACAACAAGTCTGCTAGTAAGGGATCGGATTTGCATGTGGACTCGTCTAGCTAGGTGTCCCGGCCCGCCGACTCATTTACGGCACCGGCTTCCGAACTGTGTACTTTTTGGTCTGATTCAAATGATATAAGTCAAATATACGTACAGGTTTCTGTTGAACATATTAGACATTCAGATCCATGGTGATATATACGTTTAAGAGAGCTGGCTGGGACAGGCCGGCCGGTATGTGTACGTAAGTAGTCAGAGAATCATTTATAGGTTTTGCATGAGAGAATAGAATAGACAAAAGGGTGTGATACGTCATTTGATTACTTTGGCCTCTGTGGCCTACGTGATTCAATGCGATCGATGGATCCACAAGCTGGGTTTCTCATATATCACTCTTCTGACTTGTGACAAATGTAAGTAGGAGGTGGAATTCCAATCCAAAATTTATTTATAAGTCTCATGCATATATAAACAATTGATCATCATTGATCATCATGTCGTTATTATAATACATGTTAGCTAACAGATTTCATAAATATATGAATAAGGATATATAAGGAGCTTGATCCCACAAGAGTTATAGTTTATTTTCATTGATGCATCAGGAGTACGTTAAACTTGGGGAATTCCTAATTAGCTTGGGATTTTTAACTTTAGAGGCCTTGCATTGATCAAGAACGATCAACAAATTCAATATTCTCTCTTTTCAGTAGCATATATAAGCATGAATTGAAGGAGCTTCATCATGAAACACCCGCTCCACAATG encodes:
- the LOC101296706 gene encoding probable xyloglucan endotransglucosylase/hydrolase protein 32-like translates to MAPPFLSFILLFLINAASSSAQGPPSPGYYPSSKIRSMGFDQGYRNLWGPQHQNEDQGGLSIWLDRSSGSGFKSVRPYGSGYFGAAIKVQSGYTAGVITSFYLSNNEQHQTDHDEIDIEFLGTTPDKPYVLQTNVWTKGSGDGNRLIGREHRFHLWFDPTHDYHNYAIVYNPTEIIFMVDDVPIRRYPRKSDATFPLRPMWVYGSIWDASSWATENGKYKADYNYQPFIGRYKDFKLGPGSAASPSGTTGMSRQQYTAMDWVQRNYKVYDYCTDSKRDHSQTPEC